The genomic window AGTCCAGCCAGATTTCGGTAGGTGTGGAATAGGCTGAGCAAGGCCACGGCCAGCAGCAGGAAGGTCAGCATGAAACCGAGATTGAGGTTGTAGTTGATATCTCCGATCCAGAGTATCAGCAAGGTCGCGCCCAGCACCAAGCTTTGGCGGGTGGGCAAGACGAAGATGCGTCCTGCGGTCAGTCGCGCCACGTTGTCCGTTGCCCCCTGACGACGGATCGACCAGGCATGGCTGCGACGCTGGAGCCAGTCGAACATGTCGGATCAGTAGATCGGGACGGCCCGGATCAGCTCCATCACCAGTCGATCCGAGTTGCCTGAGTGCTGCTCGTGGACGGCTTGCAGGCGGTGACTGGCCACGCCCATCAGTACAGTTTGTATATCCTCGGGCACCACGGCATTGCGCCCGTCCAGTAGCGCCCAAGCACGTGCCGCCGTCAGCAATGCGATACCGGCGCGCGGCGACAAGCCATGCACATAGCGCCCGGATTCGCGCGAGTGGCGCAAGATCGCCTGCACGTAATCGAGCAAAGGGGGGGCAACAATGACTTCCTTGACCTGCTGTTGCAAGGCTAGCAGCTCCTCCAGTTCGATCTGTGGTTTGATCGCCGACATCAGCTCACGCCGCTCCACGCCAGACAGCAACTGCCGTTCTGCCTGACTATCTGGGTAGCCCAGCCGAATGCGCATCAGAAAGCGATCCAGTTGTGATTCGGGCAGCGGATAGGTGCCGATCTGGCTGGCAGGATTTTGCGTGGCGATCACAAAGAATGGTGTGGGCAACATGCGGGTCACGCCCTCACTGGTCACCTGCTGTTCCTCCATCGCTTCGAGCAAGGCGCTTTGCGTCTTGGGCGTAGTTCGATTCACCTCATCGGCCAACAACATCTGGGTGAACAGCGGGCCGGGGTGGAACTCGAATTTTCCGCTGTCGCGCTGATACACGGACACGCCCAGAATATCGCCCGGTAGCATGTCGCTGGTGAACTGGATGCGCTGGAATTGCAGCCCCAGCGAACGCGCCAATACCTGAGCCAGCGTGGTCTTGCCCACCCCCGGTAGATCTTCGATCAGCACATGGCCGCGTGCTAGCAGGCAGGCCAACACCAGACGTATCTGATGCGGCTTGCCCAGAATGAATTGTTCGACTTGGGAAACGACTGCTTGCAGAGATGGATTCATCGCATTTTCCGATTCACGAATTTACTGAGTCTCGCATCAATGATGCAAGGCCGCCTGACTGTAATCCCACATCGGTAGGAAGATGGCGAGGGCGAACACGAGGACGAAGCCCGCTAAAACCACGATCAGCACCGGCTCGATCTGCTGGCTCAGGTTCTTCACCGAATACTCGACTTCGCGCTCGTACATGTCAGCGATCTCGAACATCATGCCATCGAGGTCGCCGGTCTCTTCGCCCACCGCAATCATCTGAAGCATGATGGGGTCGAAGATCTTCGCGGCGCTGGCGACGCGCAAGATGCTTTCGCCACGCTCGATGCCGCCGCGCATCTGCTCGATCTTTTCGCGGAAATAGCCGTTATCGACCACCACGCTGACCACGTCCATGCCTTGTACTACGGGCACGCCGCTCCTGAACGACAGGCCGAGGCTACGCGCAAAACGGGCGGCGGTGGACTTCAGCACGATCTTGCCGATGATGGGGATGCGTATCTTGTAACGATCCCACAGGTATTTCCCCTGCCGCGTGGCGATGAATATCTGAACGGCCACGAACACACCGACCAGCACGCCCAGCATCACCGGCCAGTGATGCACCATGAAATCGGAGAAGGCGATCAGGTATTGCGTCATCAGCGGCAGTTTTGCGCCCATGCTTTTGAACACGTTGGCAAACGATGGGATGACGTAGATGTTGACGATCACGACCGCCGCCGACATCGCCACGATCACGAAGCTGGGGTAGCGCATCGCTGCCTTGATGCTGTCACGCGTGCGTTTGTCGAATTCGATATGGCCGAACAGGCTCAGGAACGTCGTATCCAGCGTGCCGGTCGCTTCGCCCGCCTGTACCATGCTGATGTAGAACGGGCTGAACGCTTTGGGGTGCGCACGCATCGCGGTACTGAGATCGCGTCCGCTGTCGAGGTCGTCGCGCACTTCGCTGAGGATGCGGCGCAGCGAAGCGTTGTTGGTGGACTCCTGCAAGCCGGTCAGCGCCCGCATGATGGGCACGCCCGCCTTGAGCAGGCTGTACATTTGGCGGCTGAACAGCATCATTTCGGACGGGGAAACGTGACGCAATGCGCGCTCTGCCTTGTCCCACCATCGCTTCCACTGGATGAGCTGACGCGCTGGCCGAATATCCACAGGAATGATGCCGACCCCGAACAACTGGCTTGCGACGGCATTGCTGTCGGCACCTTCCAGCGTGCCCTTCACCAACTCGCCGCGCTCGTTGCGCCCCTTGTAGTGGAATTCCGCCATCAGTCATCCACCTGATTGCTGATGCGCATCACCTCGGCGACTGAGGTGCCGCCGCTCTTCATGCGGGAGATGGCATCGTCGAGCAAGGTGCGGCCGACCAATTGTTGGCGAGCCGCTTGGATAAAACGCGTCGAGTCGTGATGGGCGGCGAGGTCGATCAGTTCTCGGTTCATCACTAACATTTCATAGATGGCTTGCCGTCCGTTGTAGCCAGTCTTGTTGCAATATGAACAGCCGTTTCCGGTGCGCAGTTGACTCCATTCGACTTCGGCCACGCCCGCCTGCAACAGCCATTCCGCTTCGATGGCACTGGGCGTATGCGGCTGGCTGCAACTTTCGCAGACGCGGCGCAGCAGACGTTGCGCCAGCAATACTTGCACGGACGAGGCGACCATGTAGCGCGGCACGTCCATATCCACCAACCGCGCCAGCGTGCCTGCCGCATCGCGTGTATGCAAGGTGGAAAACACCAGGTGGCCGGTGATCGCCGCGCGCAGGCCGATCTGCGCCGTTTCTGGGTCGCGCATCTCGCCGACTAGGATGATGTCCGGGTCTTGCCGCAACACCGAACGCAGCACCCGCGCAAAAGTCAGGTCGATCTTCTCGTTCACCTGCACCTGATTGATGCCGGGCAAGCGGTATTCCACCGGGTCTTCCACGGTGACGATCTTTTGCTCGATACTGTTGATCTCGTCCAGCGCGGCATACAGCGTGGTGGTCTTGCCGCTACCGGTCGGGCCCGTCACCAGCACCATGCCTTCACTGCGATGGATGATCTTGCGGAACTCCTTGAGCATCTCCGGCGGCATCCCTAGCTTTTCCAGCGACAGGAAATTGCCACTGCGATTGAGCAGACGCAACACCACCGATTCGCCGTACTGCGTGGGCATGGACGAGACGCGCACGTCCACCACTTGATCGCGGGCGCGCATGTGGAAGCGGCCATCCTGCGGCAGGCGCTTCTCGGAAATATCCAGCCCGGACATCAGCTTGAGGCGCAGCACCAAGGCGGGCGCGATGTTGGGGTCGGCCTCGGTCTGCAAGTGCAGCGCGCCGTCGATACGAAAGCGGATGCGCAACTGCCGTTCCATCGGTTCGATGTGTACGTCGGACGCGCGGATGCGCATGGCATCGTCGAAAATGGTCTGCAACAGTTTCACCACCGGCGCGGCTTCCAGACTGGCCGCTTCGTCCATCTCGTGCAGATCGACGATGGCCTCGCCCATGTCGTCCGACAACTCTTGCGCTAAGCCGCTGATCTCTTCAGTGCGGCGATAAACGCGATCCAGCGTTTCGATGAACTGACTTTCGGCCACCACGGCCAGCGTCAATTCGCTACGCAGCAAGCGCTTCAGCTCGTCGTAAAGCAGCAAGTCGGTCGGATCGACCATGCCGACCAGTAGCCCGCCATCGTGTTCCTCCAGTACGATGGCATGGAGTCGGCGCGATTGATATTCGGACAAGCGGCGGCTTATCTCTGGCCGCAGATGAAAATGGCGCAAGTCGATGAAGGGCAGGCTAAGCTGGGCGGACAATGCCTGAGCCACTTGCACTTCGGTGGCGAATTTACGCTCGACCAACACCTTGCCCAGCCGCTCGCCGCTCTGCCGTTGCTGCTCTAGCGCCTGCCCCAGATTGTCTTGCAGCAAGTGGCCCAACTGCACCAGCATATCGCCCAAGCGAGCTTTTCCGTAACGTGCCATTGCTTACTCTCCCTGCCGTTTCTGTGCGCCGTTCAAACGCTGTTCGGCGAAGCGCTGCATCTCCGGTGTCAACGTGCCCAGCGTCAGCGCGCGTTGATATGCTGTCTTCGCCTCGGCTTCGCGTCCCGCTGCTTGCAACGAGATACCCAAACCTACCCACCAACCAGCGCTATCCGGTGCGAGTTGCAGTGCCGCTTGATAGTCGGTGACGGCTTCCTCGTGTCTGCCCAAACGCTGTGCCAACGTGCCCATGAACGCGCGATAGTCCGGTTTCTGTTGCGCGTGCGGTGCACCGGCGAGCAAGGTTTCCAGCGCAGCATTCACCTCGCCGCGCTCCACGCGCAGCCGCGCTAGCAACATTGCATCGGCACTCGCATCGGGATGCAGACTCAGCCCGTCTTGCAACAGCCGTTCGGCCTCAGTCGAGCGCCGCGCCTGAATCAACAGTCGTGCCAGCAAGGTGCGCGCTTCTCGATGTCCGTTATCCAGCTTCAGCGTTGTAGTCAGTGCAGTTTGCGCCTCGTCGTTGCGTCCTTGCTCGACCAGCATCACCGCCCGTGCATACTCGGCATCGGCCTGATTCTGCGCGTTCATCTTCTTGCCGGAAGCGGGTGCTAGCGTCGCCGGCAACGATGCCGGTGCCACGATCTGTTGCGAGAGTGAGGGGACGGAGATAGGTACGTCGGATTTCGCCGGCTCAACCTTGGCCTTCTCGACCGAACTTGCCGCCTGTACCTTGACTGCCGCAACTGCGCTGGTGGCTGGGGCGACTACCCGCGTCACCGCTGGCTTTGGGCTTATCGGAGCGGGCGCACTTGCAGCCACAGGCGCACTCACCACGGGTGCGGGGGATGGCACACTCATGGGCGGACGCATCACCCATACCGCAGAGAGGGTGACTGCTAGCGCACCGACAAGCCACGGCCAACGACTCGACCGCGCTGGGACGCTGGCCAGCGTCTGCTCGCCCACATTCACCGCCACGCCGCGTCGGTCTAAATCCTGCAACACCTGATTGATTACGCTCATTTTTAACCTAATTTGTCCATTGGACTCACCCCCACCATGCCGCTGGCTGCATCCAGCCGAACCAGTCGCTGAGTGTTTGCGGCGTGTCGTTTGCCGCCAGCCGTACCTGCTTCGCCGAGACTGTTTTTTGGCCCGTGCCGTAAGCCAGCATCAGCGCTTTGTGCGCCACGATGTTGACTAGTCTGGGCGTGCCGCGTGTGACGCGGTACAGCGCACTCACCGCACTGCGTTCGAACACACGTTCAGCGTTCGACCCCGCAGCCCGTAAGCGAAAATCCAGATAGTTCGCCAGTTCACTCGCTTGCAAACCGCCCAACTCACACTGGAACGTGATGCGCTGGCGCAATTGCCGTACCGAATGTTGATTCAGATGAGCATCCAACTCCGGCTGACCGAACAGCACCACTTGCAGCAATTTGCGCTTGCCCGTTTCCAGATTGGTCAGCAAACGCAGCACTTCCAGTGTCTCCAGCGGCAAGGCTTGTGCTTCGTCCAGACATACCACCACTTGCATGTCGCGGGCGGCGAAACTCAGCAGCGCCTCGTTGAGTCGGTTCACTAGCAGGTGTTGCGGGGCATCGCTGGCCAACTCAAGGCCCAACTCTCCCGCCAGCGCGAGTAGCAGACTGCGCGGATCAAGGTAGGGATTGGGCAGGTAGGCGGAAACGAACTTCGGCGCGGCGGCGTTCGCCTGCTCCAGCTCGTCCAGAAACTGGCGGCACAGCAACGTCTTGCCGTTGCCCACTTCGCCCACCACTTTGATGAACCCTTCGCCGCCCAATGCCGCCACGCGCAGCATGTTCAGCGCCTGCTGGTAACTCGCTCCGGCAAAGAAAAAGCCGGTGTCCGGTGTCAGGCTGAACGGCAGCTCAGCGAGGGCGAAGTGTTTGAGATACATGCTCAGGGCTGCGACGGTGCGGTTTCGTTGGTGCTTGCCTTAGCATCGGAGCGCTCCAGTTTTTCAATTCTGTCGCGGCTCTTGCGGATATCTTCAGACCAATCGGAGTCGGTATCCACGATGGTTGGCTTGATGAGAATTACAAGCTCACGTTTTTGGGTTGCCTTACTGGTTTGCCCAAAGATGCTTTTTGGCATCCCCGGCAAGCCAGAACGATCATCTGTCGAAGCCTGCCGCATCAAACCACCGATGGCGATAATCTGGCCGTCTTTTGCACGCACGATACTGTCGGTTTCGGAGATGCTCATGGTGGCAAGTGGCAAACTAATCGATGTACCGCTGACCTGTGCAGTTTTGACTACGGTATTGATGCTGTTCACCATGGGGTGAACGTGCAGAGTCACGTTGTTGTGCTCGTCGATGTTCGGCAATACATCGAGTTGAATGCCAGCAAACAGATTTTGCATAGTCACGCCACTGGTGACATACGGGGCCATGCCTACGACGCTGCTCGGTACTACTTGCGGATTGGCACCCGAGAAATAGGTTTCTTCGGTGCCCACTTTCAAGACGGCTTTTTGATTGTTGAGCGTGGCGATACGTGGGCTGGATAACACATGCACCTCTCCCTGCGTTTCAAGGAAATTCAGCATGGCCGCAAAATTGCCAGTCTGAAAGGCCATGCCTATCATGGTGCCTAAGTTCCCTCCCGCAGACATGGCGGCGCCAGCTAGAGAGGTAATGCTTCCGTTGGTGAGGGTGGTTGCAGCGCCGTTTGGATTTGCTACGGTTCCGGTGAGGTTATTGAAGGTCACCCCGTTATTTGCATTGGTATAACTGAAGGTGGCTGGTCCTCCAGTTATATTCACGTTGGGGACATATTGTCCGGAGGGTAGCAATGTTCCTGTTGCCAGATTGTTGTTGAGTCGTGGCGCCAGACTGGAGTTTGGTGAAAGCTGACCAATATTATTTTGACCAAATAAACCCCAATTCACCCCAGACTGAAAGCTGTCGCTCAATTGCACTTCCATGATCTTGGCTTCAAGTATCACTTGGCGTTCAATCGCTATTTGAGCAGCCTTCAGGTAGGCTGAAACAGCTCTCTGATCGTCCATCATGCCCTTGACTACGATCACGCCAGTCATCGGGCTGACCATGATACTGCGCCCATTTTCATCCCCAACTATGGCCGTTAAACTTTCCTTCAACTCTTTCCAGAAATCGCTAGTTGAGGTGGTATTCACTCGGGCGGACTCCATTCCAATCCCCATGCCAGCTACTGCAGTTCCTCCCCCGCCTGCACTTTGGCCTGCAGTTTGAGTTTGGGTTCCTGCTACGCCACTAGCCAGAGAGTTAGAGGTTACCCGCAGATTCGATGTTCCATTGCGAATGCCCGTCAAATAATTAACCTTGTACATCCGCGTCTGCATCTCTTTGGGCATGATCGAGATGCGCCGTCCATCCAGTTTGTAGTCGTAGCCGAACATATCGCGGATCGCGTCTAGGGCTTCGAGTACGGTCACATCCTTGAGCCGGATGGAGATGTTGCCGGAGACTTCGGGATGAACCAGCATGCTGTAGCGGCTATCGGCAGCGATGGCGTAGAACACTTGCGCAGCGGGCGTGTCGTTCAGTTCTAGACTGAAGCGCGGTTCGCGTGGTTTGGCGGGGGCGGTAGATTCCAGTCGCGGCATCAGCGCGGCGTTGATCGCTTCCGGTGCGGGAGCAGGGGCAGCGATAGCAGCATTCATTTCCTGACGGATGGATTCACGTGGTGTCGCGCCGGGGCCATTCGGCGCGGTACAGGCCGTCAGGCCGATGAGTGCGATGCTTGCAAGTGACTTATTCATGGTTTCCCCTTGTCGGCGGCTACTCCCGCCGGTTTGATTCGTAGATGCTGTTTTGCGGGTGCAGCGGCGCGGCGCTGCATGCCCAGATTCGAGAACACGCGCAGCTCGCGCCGACCGTGCTCGTTCTCAAGCACGGCGCGACCTTCGCTGACCTCGATCAGACGTTCGTTGCCATAGTTGCCGCCCAAGACGACGGTCTGGCCGTTGATGATGGCGGCGCGGCGAGTGGGCGAGATCATCACGGCTTGCAGACCGCCTCCATCGGCTCGGAAATCCGCGCTGGGTGCGCTCATGCCGGCAGGTGGGCGGGTCGGGTCGCGTAGTTCTTGCGCGTTGACTGACATCGCGCTAATCGCTAGTCCCACGCCTAGCGTCAACGCGATCAGACGGCTAGCCATGATGTATCTCCTAAAGTGTAGAGCGTCAAAGTCAGCAGCGCGGTCGGATAGTGCTCCACCGCATAGTCGAGTTTGACCCAGTTGATCTTGTAAGGTAGCTGTTCGGCGCGCTCCAGATAACTGAGTAGATCGAAATAGTTGCCGCGCAAGGTGATGCGGATAACGTGTTTGTGTGATCCGAGCGAGGGGAGGGTTTCCGTACTGGCGACCGATGAAGCGGCAGCGGGCGCGGAGGTGGCGGTACTTGCTACCGACAGTCCGAGCACGACATCTGCTGGGTCTTTTTCCAGCTTGACCAGCGTCAATCCCTGACTTTTGCTTAACAACTGATCCAGTAATTGCACCATCTGCTGCCCATTCACCTCTTGGGTGATCAGTGCGTTGATGCCCTGATTGCGCTGCGCCAGTTGTTGCTTGAGACCGTTGATCTTGTCTTCCAGCTCGCGGCGTCCGTCATTTTGTATGCTGGTGGCCGTTGCTGTCAGCGCCTCTTGCTGCTGCGTCAAACTGTGTTGTTGCTCCAACATGGGGTTTGCCCCGAATCTCATCACTCCCCATATCAGCAGACCTGCCAGCGTAGCGAAGATCAGCGCGCGCCAGTGCAGCTCCAGACCATCGACTTTGTCGGTGAACCTATCCCAATTCTGCTTCATTTTTCCTTCCCCGTGATGTTCAGCTTGAAGGTCACGTAATCCTGAGTGGCCATGCCATCCACCTTATTCAGACTCGGCATCTCAACCTGCACCGCTTGGAACAAAGGCTCTTGCCCCAACTGCTGAAGGTAATGTGTCACCAGTGCGGGATAGAGCGCATTGCCGGTGACGACCAAGCTGATCGGCGAGTTTTTCAGTTCGATGCCGCTTAGCCACACGCCGTCCATACCCTGACGGGCGAACGCACGCAGGTAGGCCGAGAATTGCATCCCCTGTTGTTTGCTTTCTGCCTGCAATCGGTCGAACTCCGCTTGTAGCTGGGCTTTGGTTTTGCTGCCTAGCTGATCTCCGCCCATCTTTTGGAGTTTGTCGTGCTGTTGCTTGGCGATCTCGAACCGCGCCTTCGCCTGCTCAGTCTGGTAATACAAAAAGCCGCAGCCCAGTGCCGACACGAGCGCCAACATGCCCAGCCCTTGCACCATCATCACGGTGGAGAAATACTTGCCCTGCCGAGTAAAGACCGGGTTGAATAGATTGATCTGCTGACTCATAGCGCCCGCCTTTCTTGACGCAGCGCAGCGCCGATCAGCAACAACATCGTCGAAGCGAAGTCGGGATCAGCCAAGCGCGGTACGGCGGAAATATCCAATACATCGGCCAGCCGCACTCGTTCCACGGGAATGCCTAACTGCTCCTCCAGCATCTCGCGCCCATACATCTCGCCGCGCAGCGAGATCACCAGCTTGCCCACTTTCAACTCGAACTGGCGCTCGAAGTACTCCAGCGAACGCTGGGCTTCGCGGGCCAACCCATCCCACGCCTGTTGCCGCTGATACGTATTGCCATCGTCGAGTTTATAAACTCCGATATCGACATGCCGCGACAGATACAGCTCGCCGTCGCTGCTCACCGTCAGCGCCGTGCCGCTGTTATCGGCGACCAGCATCATCACCGCCTCGCCCGCGCTCTCATACAAGGTCGCCAGATTACGCTGCGCCATCTCCGGCACGTCGATCACGCGCAAGGGAATCCGCGCGCTTTCCAGCAAAGTGGTGCGTTTGCGTATCGTGTCGTTGGGCGCGGCCACGGCGTAATACGATTGCCCCTGACCCTCGCGGCTATGCCCAGACGGGATGCGGATCACATCCAGCGTCACCGCATCCACGTCGAAATTTAGCCCGTCTTTGATCAGCCAACGGATGGCTGAATTCAACTCGTCGGCAGGCACGGCGGGTGCTTCCACCGGCATGATCTGGTACTCGTTCGCAGCCAGCAAGGTGGTCACGCGCTGCCTACTCAAGCGGAACTCCCCCGCGAGTTTTTCCAACGCGCCGCTGCTTACCTTGGGCATGGGGTGATAACTGCACTGCACCACGCGTGGCATCCCCCCCGTGAATTCCACCTGCGCCAGACTCACGCCCCCGCCGCTGATCCCGATGGCAACCCATCCGGTGTCGGCGCGACTGAAGAGTCTAGTTAAGAAACCGATAGCCATTCCATTTATCCCTGATTAGTTTCTATCTATCCGCACCCGCAAAGTACGCTCGGCATATTCCGCGCGTCCCGCTTGGGTGCTGGCCGCTTCAGCTACGCCGCTACCCACGGTCACCGTTGTTGCGACTGCCGATACCGCATACGCCCAACCGACTGCACTCGCTGGTGCAACGCCGCTGGCTGGGGGCGTGCAATCGACTGCGCTAGCGGCGGTCACGGCGCTGGCTGTGACCACCACCTGAAAATCAGCCAAGCTACCCGCCAGCGGCGCTACTGCCGAAACCGGGGCTGATCGAGCACCGATGGCGAAATTACCACAGTCGTTCTTGAGCGTTTGATACGTTGCCCATTCCAGCCCAGCGCGGGCGGCTAACTCTGCCTCAGTGGCGCGTACATCCTGCGTGACTCCCGCCTGCTGCGAAACTGCCAAGCTCAGCCCCGCCACCGCCAAAGCTGCGATCAGCACCAGTGCGAAGATTTCGATCACCAGCGCAAAGCCGCGCTGCTTATGTGAAGTTAGGTTCACCACGTCCCCCGGTACGAAATCGTGTCGTGGAATTCCATCGTCTCGTTGCCGACACTGGTGTCCGAGCAATTGGAGCGAGCGATCAGCGGCAAATCGACTTTGATCGACTGGCTGGCGGAGTCCAGAAAGAAGGCTGGGTTAGTGTTTACTTCCGCACTTGGGCAAACGCCTGCGACTAGCAATTTATTGGCTCCCGAAAGCGAACTGTCACTGCGCAGTAACTGATTGCCAGTAAAACTGTAGGTCACTGTTGCGCCTGTGGGCTTTGGGATGCTCAGGCTGCTTGTCCCCGTGACTATCGGTACACCTGATGCCTGTGACAGATCGGCCTTGAGCCAGCTCAGCGCGGTCGTACCTGCGTAGCTCAACTCGGCGCGGCTAGCTGCGTTGGCGTAACTTTGGGCGGGCAGAGAAATGAAGTTCGGCGTGATCGCCGCCAGCACGCCGAGGATGACGATCACGGCGATGAGTTCGATCAGAGTGAATCCGCGCTGGCGCATCAGGGCAACCTCGTCACTTTGCCAGCAGGATAGTTGGCGCGGTAGCTATCCAACTGCACGCGACCCAGCGTCCCGCCGTCATCTGCTGCAAGGATATTGACGGTCAGGGTCAATTGCTTGATGTCGTTAGCCGTAGCGACATTCGGCCAGGTCGGGCAACTGACCAACAATGAAGCCGAGTAGCCGGGAATTGCATTGCCAGCGCCATCATTCAGGGCTTGAACGACAGGTGTTGGATCACAGGCAGGCAAGTTGGCGAAAGGCAGGGATTCGAGCCGAGTCAGCACGCCACGCGCCAAAGCGACTGCTTGCGTGTGGCGGGTGGCGTTGGCGCTACTGTGCGCGTTGGCCTGCATCACCGCCGCCATGCTGACCATCGCGCCACCTAAGATGACAATGGCAGCAATAAGCTCGATCAGTGTGAGGCCACGCTGGTGTTGCGCCATGTTTAGCATGCACTTGCTCCTGTTGGCAGGGGGTAGATCAGCCCGGTTTCAGGGGCGATGCACAGAGTGCGGCACGCGCCGTTCGTGGCATTGCTTTCCACATCTACGCCGCAGATGTTGAGTGAGCCGACGTAACTGGAACTGCCCTCTTTGGAAAAATAAAATGGGGTCGGACTTACCGAAAATCTGGCCAAAGGCGAACTGCCTAGCGGAGCATCAGAGGCTGGCGTGCTTACGGAATACTGCGCCAGTGCATTGTCCGGTGCGGGCAAATTCGTTCCGCAAAGGTTGGAGTCGCCGAAGCTGTAAACCAGTTGAGTCTGGGTGTTCGTTTGAGTGAACGCGACGCACACAAAGCGCTGTTGGGTGACAGCGGCTCTCTGTGCGTAACGCAAACTGCTAATGACTTGATCGTAGAAAACGCGGGCATCGACATCACTGCGCTCGACTGAAGCGCGCGGCAAAACCAGTGCCGCCAGCACGCCAAGGATCACCAACACGGCGATCAGTTCGATCAGAGTGAATCCGCGCTGTAGCGGCGCGAAACGAGCTATTTTCATCGGGTTCCTGAAACACAAAAACGGGCAGAGGTCACTCTGCCCGTTTGGGATTAGCTTAGATTACATGCCAGTTGCCGAGCAGCCGGAGGTGACTGCGGTCACGAATGGACCGTTAACCACTTGCGTACCGCCCATTGTGCCGGACAGAGTCGCGTCAGTGTACTTCACATAACAGCCGGAAGCATTGTAGGAAAGTGCGCCTGTACCTTGCGCGCCTGCAGCAGAGCGTGGCACCCATGCGTGCTCGTTGCCATTACCGCCAGCTACATCACCAGTACTTACCAAAGTAACGGTTGCAGTTGTAACTCCACCAACAGTTCCTGCCTTACCAAAAGTAGCGCCTGGGGCGATGTATTCCCAATCGGCACTCGGTACACCGGTGAAGGATGCACTGATTGACATCATGCCTGGCGTCCCGGAAACGGTGTTCAGGCCAGCGATCAGACCAGCGGATTCGCCAGTTGGGTTGTGAGCACTCCATTGGATCGGACCCACGCCGTCAAACGTAGATGGCATGGTATTCGTTACCAACATCTTGGCGTGCGCCATGTTTGCCGAACCCGCCAGATTGGCCTTGGCTGCATTCACTGCGGCAGCACGGGCTTCGCCTTGGATGCCAAAGAACTTAGGCAAAGCGACCGAAGCCAGAATGCCCAGAACGACGATCACGGCGACCAGTTCGATCAGGGTGAAACCTTGTTGTTTGCGTTGCATTTGCATCTTTAATCTCCTAATTTAGTCTTGGATTTGTTATTGCCGCTCCAGCGTAAGAACCCCCTTGCACAGGAACTGCCAGCGTCAGGCGGACCGAATATAGCTAAACT from Ferriphaselus amnicola includes these protein-coding regions:
- a CDS encoding tetratricopeptide repeat protein, whose translation is MSVINQVLQDLDRRGVAVNVGEQTLASVPARSSRWPWLVGALAVTLSAVWVMRPPMSVPSPAPVVSAPVAASAPAPISPKPAVTRVVAPATSAVAAVKVQAASSVEKAKVEPAKSDVPISVPSLSQQIVAPASLPATLAPASGKKMNAQNQADAEYARAVMLVEQGRNDEAQTALTTTLKLDNGHREARTLLARLLIQARRSTEAERLLQDGLSLHPDASADAMLLARLRVERGEVNAALETLLAGAPHAQQKPDYRAFMGTLAQRLGRHEEAVTDYQAALQLAPDSAGWWVGLGISLQAAGREAEAKTAYQRALTLGTLTPEMQRFAEQRLNGAQKRQGE
- a CDS encoding GspE/PulE family protein, which gives rise to MARYGKARLGDMLVQLGHLLQDNLGQALEQQRQSGERLGKVLVERKFATEVQVAQALSAQLSLPFIDLRHFHLRPEISRRLSEYQSRRLHAIVLEEHDGGLLVGMVDPTDLLLYDELKRLLRSELTLAVVAESQFIETLDRVYRRTEEISGLAQELSDDMGEAIVDLHEMDEAASLEAAPVVKLLQTIFDDAMRIRASDVHIEPMERQLRIRFRIDGALHLQTEADPNIAPALVLRLKLMSGLDISEKRLPQDGRFHMRARDQVVDVRVSSMPTQYGESVVLRLLNRSGNFLSLEKLGMPPEMLKEFRKIIHRSEGMVLVTGPTGSGKTTTLYAALDEINSIEQKIVTVEDPVEYRLPGINQVQVNEKIDLTFARVLRSVLRQDPDIILVGEMRDPETAQIGLRAAITGHLVFSTLHTRDAAGTLARLVDMDVPRYMVASSVQVLLAQRLLRRVCESCSQPHTPSAIEAEWLLQAGVAEVEWSQLRTGNGCSYCNKTGYNGRQAIYEMLVMNRELIDLAAHHDSTRFIQAARQQLVGRTLLDDAISRMKSGGTSVAEVMRISNQVDD
- a CDS encoding type II secretion system F family protein yields the protein MAEFHYKGRNERGELVKGTLEGADSNAVASQLFGVGIIPVDIRPARQLIQWKRWWDKAERALRHVSPSEMMLFSRQMYSLLKAGVPIMRALTGLQESTNNASLRRILSEVRDDLDSGRDLSTAMRAHPKAFSPFYISMVQAGEATGTLDTTFLSLFGHIEFDKRTRDSIKAAMRYPSFVIVAMSAAVVIVNIYVIPSFANVFKSMGAKLPLMTQYLIAFSDFMVHHWPVMLGVLVGVFVAVQIFIATRQGKYLWDRYKIRIPIIGKIVLKSTAARFARSLGLSFRSGVPVVQGMDVVSVVVDNGYFREKIEQMRGGIERGESILRVASAAKIFDPIMLQMIAVGEETGDLDGMMFEIADMYEREVEYSVKNLSQQIEPVLIVVLAGFVLVFALAIFLPMWDYSQAALHH
- a CDS encoding ExeA family protein, whose amino-acid sequence is MYLKHFALAELPFSLTPDTGFFFAGASYQQALNMLRVAALGGEGFIKVVGEVGNGKTLLCRQFLDELEQANAAAPKFVSAYLPNPYLDPRSLLLALAGELGLELASDAPQHLLVNRLNEALLSFAARDMQVVVCLDEAQALPLETLEVLRLLTNLETGKRKLLQVVLFGQPELDAHLNQHSVRQLRQRITFQCELGGLQASELANYLDFRLRAAGSNAERVFERSAVSALYRVTRGTPRLVNIVAHKALMLAYGTGQKTVSAKQVRLAANDTPQTLSDWFGWMQPAAWWG
- a CDS encoding AAA family ATPase, coding for MNPSLQAVVSQVEQFILGKPHQIRLVLACLLARGHVLIEDLPGVGKTTLAQVLARSLGLQFQRIQFTSDMLPGDILGVSVYQRDSGKFEFHPGPLFTQMLLADEVNRTTPKTQSALLEAMEEQQVTSEGVTRMLPTPFFVIATQNPASQIGTYPLPESQLDRFLMRIRLGYPDSQAERQLLSGVERRELMSAIKPQIELEELLALQQQVKEVIVAPPLLDYVQAILRHSRESGRYVHGLSPRAGIALLTAARAWALLDGRNAVVPEDIQTVLMGVASHRLQAVHEQHSGNSDRLVMELIRAVPIY